Proteins encoded within one genomic window of Paroedura picta isolate Pp20150507F chromosome 17, Ppicta_v3.0, whole genome shotgun sequence:
- the SBK1 gene encoding serine/threonine-protein kinase SBK1, translating to MSAGSIDQEPSRKLACCGVPLITEDMQSLAIRTLSGTDISKHYDLIRELGKGTYGKVDLVSHKSTGTKMALKFVNKNKTKLKNFLREFSITNTLSSSPFIIKVFDVVFETEDCYVFAQEYAPGGDLFDIIPPQVGLPEDMVKRCVQQLGLALDYMHSKNLVHRDIKPENVLLFDHDCRRVKLADFGMTRKVGCRVKRISGTIPYTAPEVCQAGRAEGFTVDTSIDVWAFGVLIFCVLTGNFPWEAASASDTFFEEFVRWQKGRLAGLPSQWRRFTDNALRMFQRLLALDPEKRCPVKEVFFFIKYDLMSEVRRRPSYRSRKHTGDKLSAGPHRHETPSACTPTPLKRTILTEGSVSRLSGSESGLPSPGGGNRTDGRQDKGKGQVVLATAIEICV from the exons ATGAGTGCGGGCTCCATTGACCAGGAGCCGTCACGGAAGCTGGCCTGCTGTGGGGTGCCCCTCATCACGGAGGACATGCAGTCGCTGGCAATCCGCACGCTCTCCGGCACGGACATCAGCAAGCACTATGACCTCATCCGCGAGCTGGGGAAGGGGACCTACGGCAAGGTGGACCTGGTCTCCCACAAGAGCACAG GCACCAAGATGGCGCTGAAGTTTGTCAACAAGAACAAGACGAAGCTGAAGAACTTCCTGAGGGAGTTCAGCATCACCAACACACTTTCGTCCAGCCCCTTCATCATCAAGGTCTTCGACGTGGTCTTTGAGACCGAGGACTGCTACGTCTTCGCTCAGGAATATGCGCCTGGTGGAGACCTTTTCGATATCATTCCACCACAG GTTGGGCTTCCTGAAGACATGGTAAAGCGTTGCGTACAGCAGCTGGGCCTGGCACTAGATTACATGCACAGCAAAAACCTGGTCCATAGAGACATCAAGCCAGAAAATGTGCTCCTCTTTGACCACGACTGCCGGCGTGTCAAATTGGCAGACTTTGGCATGACACGTAAGGTGGGGTGCCGGGTGAAGCGCATCAGTGGGACCATCCCGTACACGGCGCCCGAGGTGTGCCAAGCAGGCCGGGCCGAGGGCTTCACTGTGGACACCAGTATTGACGTATGGGCTTTTGGGGTGCTCATCTTCTGCGTGCTGACAGGCAACTTCCCCTGGGAAGCAGCCTCGGCTTCGGACACATTCTTTGAGGAGTTTGTGAGGTGGCAAAAGGGGCGCCTGGCGGGTTTGCCCTCTCAGTGGCGCCGCTTCACAGACAATGCGCTGCGCATGTTCCAGCGCCTGCTGGCCCTTGACCCTGAGAAGCGTTGCCCCGTGAAGGaggtcttcttcttcatcaagtaCGATCTGATGTCCGAGGTGCGCCGCCGCCCCTCGTACCGCTCCCGCAAGCACACCGGAGACAAACTCTCCGCCGGCCCACACCGTCACGAGACACCCAGCGCCTGCACCCCGACGCCGCTCAAGAGGACCATCCTGACCGAAGGCAGCGTCTCCCGGCTGTCTGGCTCGGAGTCTGGACTTCCTTCCCCAGGGGGAGGTAACAGAACTGACGGGCGACAGGACAAAGGCAAGGGCCAAGTGGTATTGGCGACTGCCATTGAGATTTGCGTCTGA